The following are from one region of the Mixophyes fleayi isolate aMixFle1 chromosome 7, aMixFle1.hap1, whole genome shotgun sequence genome:
- the IKZF2 gene encoding zinc finger protein Helios isoform X4 translates to METEKHDGYVTSDNELVPERDHSNMAIDLTSCTPNGQHSSPNHMASTNSVKLERHSDEEGERKPLRRDTPLQSQDEESGLEEPLAETNGISDTRMSQELSLDGSIRLPNGKLKCDVCGMVCIGPNVLMVHKRSHTGERPFHCNQCGASFTQKGNLLRHIKLHSGEKPFKCPFCSYACRRRDALTGHLRTHSVGKPHKCNYCGRSYKQRSSLEEHKERCHNYLQNVGMESGQGTEHHGASPMDECKNPEILMGSNMSLMPFERPAVIERLASNMGKRKSSTPQKFVGEKLMRFGYPDLHFDMNMAYEKEAELMQSQMMDQAINNAITYLGADALRPLIHHSTGNMSEVAPVISSVYSQVYHPSRVERPISRETSDSNDNNMDGPISLIRPKSHHQEREASPSNSCLDTTDSESSHEDRQSYQGNHALNPKRKQSPVYPKEDGKALNATKASLGSSKDVYRVFNSEGEQVKAFKCEHCRVLFLDHVMYTIHMGCHGYRDPLECNICGHRSQDRYEFSSHIVRGEHPFQ, encoded by the exons CAAACTCCGTGAAGCtggagaggcacagtgatgaagaaggagaAAGGAAGCCCCTTCGCCGAGACACGCCGCTCCAGTCCCAGGATGAGGAGAGTGGTCTAGAAGAACCATTAGCTGAAACCAACGGGATCTCTGACACTCGCATGAGTCAGGAGTTGTCTCTCGATGGCAGCATCCGGCTTCCGAATGGTAAACTGAAATGTGACGTCTGTGGCATGGTTTGCATTGGCCCCAATGTGCTAATGGTCCATAAGAGGAGTCATACGG GGGAACGCCCTTTCCACTGCAACCAATGTGGAGCATCATTCACACAAAAGGGGAATCTCCTGCGCCACATAAAGCTTCACTCTGGGGAGAAGCCCTTTAAGTGTCCATTCTGTAGCTATGCCTGCCGGCGGAGAGATGCACTTACAGGGCACCTCAGGACACACTCAG TAGGCAAACCTCACAAGTGCAACTATTGTGGTCGTAGCTACAAGCAGCGCAGCTCCCTTGAAGAACATAAGGAGCGATGTCACAACTATCTGCAAAACGTGGGCATGGAAAGTGGCCAGGGTACAGAGCACCATGGTG CATCTCCTATGGATGAGTGTAAGAATCCAGAGATCCTGATGGGGAGCAACATGTCTCTGATGCCCTTTGAGAGACCGGCTGTCATAGAGAGACTTGCCAGCAACATGGGGAAGCGTAAGAGCTCCACCCCACAGAAGTTTGTGG GTGAAAAGCTAATGAGGTTTGGTTATCCAGACTTGCACTTTGACATGAATATGGCCTATGAGAAGGAAGCAGAATTGATGCAGTCACAAATGATGGACCAGGCCATTAACAATGCCATCACTTATTTGGGAGCAGACGCACTGCGGCCCCTGATTCATCACTCCACTGGCAACATGTCTGAGGTCGCTCCTGTTATAAGTTCAGTTTACTCTCAGGTCTACCATCCAAGCAGGGTGGAGAGACCTATCAGCAGGGAAACCTCAGACAGCAATGACAATAACATGGACGGCCCAATCTCCCTTATCAGACCAAAGAGTCACCATCAAGAGAGAGAGGCATCCCCCAGCAACAGTTGCCTGGACACCACTGATTCTGAAAGCAGCCATGAGGATCGCCAGTCGTACCAAGGGAACCATGCCTTAAACCCCAAGAGGAAGCAGAGTCCTGTATATCCCAAGGAAGACGGCAAAGCTCTAAATGCCACAAAGGCCAGTTTGGGATCTTCCAAAGATGTCTATAGAGTCTTCAACAGTGAAGGGGAGCAGGTCAAAGCCTTCAAATGTGAGCACTGCCGTGTGCTTTTTCTAGATCATGTCATGTATACTATCCATATGGGCTGCCATGGTTATCGGGACCCACTAGAATGTAACATTTGtggtcacaggagtcaggaccGCTATGAATTCTCCTCACACATTGTCCGGGGGGAGCACCCTTTCCAGTAG